CAAAGCCATTGCGGAGCGTGAGACATCATTGGAAAAACTCAATTACCTGATTGAGGCCTACTTGAACAATGACCCCAATGATGAAGAGAATATCGGACATGCGATTGTCCATTACGAGTTCAGATTGTACTCGACACGGAACCCGAAGTTAAAGGGGATGTTGACTGAACGATACAGGGACTTCTTTGTCTCACTGCTGACAGGGATCATTAAAGAAGGTCAAACAGCTGGTGAATTCAACAAAGAGCTTGATCCACAGACATATGCGGATATATTTTGGGCGATTGTTAATGGGGCCACATTGCAGGCTACCATACTTGAAGATTACCAATATAAACATATATTAAGAGAAATGCAGACGATATTCTTGGAAAAACTAAGCTTAAAATGATTAAAAACCAGTGAGGATTCTCACTGGTTTTTAGTTTGCTGTTAGCGATCCGCATTTAATTAAGATCTAGCGTATCTTGTTGATATTTTGCTTTTTCCTTCAAAAGCTTCTTCAGTTTCGGTTTATTCTTCCTCCCTGAAAGGATGTAGAGGAAA
This portion of the Mesobacillus sp. S13 genome encodes:
- a CDS encoding TetR/AcrR family transcriptional regulator, whose protein sequence is MTPIVSEEYKEKKRQEILQSAHACFAEKGFEASTVDDIVARSGLSKGAIYNYFKSKDEIYLALMEGQTNDSGSKFAKAIAERETSLEKLNYLIEAYLNNDPNDEENIGHAIVHYEFRLYSTRNPKLKGMLTERYRDFFVSLLTGIIKEGQTAGEFNKELDPQTYADIFWAIVNGATLQATILEDYQYKHILREMQTIFLEKLSLK